From a single Hymenobacter sp. YIM 151500-1 genomic region:
- a CDS encoding thermonuclease family protein produces MSVPPKPVAAARRGTGPEYGAVRRVLDGDTYEVLLPAGLVRVRLLGVDAPELGQPFGQQAADSVARLLRGRLLEVNRGAADVYGRTLAGLRVAVEGGTGRKWLRVDSSAVVRGWAWAYEPGHTTPRWALLQQLAQLRHWGLWKCGNAAPVRPAVWRAYTKQEKLACWGGCSW; encoded by the coding sequence ATGTCTGTCCCACCGAAGCCGGTGGCAGCAGCCCGGAGAGGTACGGGGCCAGAATACGGGGCGGTGCGCCGGGTGCTGGATGGAGATACTTACGAGGTGCTGCTCCCAGCTGGGCTGGTGCGGGTGCGGCTGCTGGGCGTGGACGCACCAGAGCTGGGCCAGCCTTTCGGCCAACAGGCAGCTGATTCGGTAGCGCGGCTGCTGCGGGGCCGGCTGCTGGAAGTGAACCGGGGCGCGGCCGATGTGTACGGGCGCACTCTGGCCGGGCTGCGGGTAGCGGTGGAGGGCGGTACCGGCCGGAAATGGCTACGGGTAGACAGCTCGGCGGTGGTTCGGGGCTGGGCCTGGGCTTACGAGCCAGGGCATACTACGCCGCGCTGGGCTCTGCTGCAACAGCTCGCCCAACTCCGGCACTGGGGACTGTGGAAATGCGGCAACGCTGCGCCGGTACGGCCGGCGGTGTGGCGGGCCTATACCAAACAAGAAAAATTAGCCTGCTGGGGTGGCTGCTCCTGGTAG
- a CDS encoding SAM hydrolase/SAM-dependent halogenase family protein — protein sequence MGLITFLSDFGYRDHYVAAVKARILQLAPAVPVLDISHGIEPFNIAHAVHVLASVYQDFPAGTVHLVGVNDLGAPRAAWLAAAFQGHYFVTADNGLLPLLCDGRPEQVVVLGAGQAPTSSPTRDLLAPAAVRLAQGELLPELGAAATDVYQLLNRQLRLQDHRITGHVVHVDHYGNLITNITRTAVEVLGRSRPCTIHFARETVRDILPHFQAADPGEAVCIFNSQDQLCIGINQGNASELLGLHFDSQVDVRFPAETT from the coding sequence ATGGGCTTGATTACGTTTCTGTCCGACTTTGGCTACCGCGACCATTACGTGGCGGCCGTGAAGGCGCGGATTCTGCAACTGGCCCCCGCGGTGCCCGTGCTCGACATTTCCCACGGCATTGAGCCCTTTAACATTGCCCACGCCGTGCACGTGCTGGCCTCGGTGTACCAGGATTTTCCGGCCGGTACGGTGCATCTGGTGGGCGTCAACGACCTGGGCGCCCCCCGGGCGGCGTGGCTGGCGGCCGCTTTTCAGGGCCACTACTTCGTGACGGCCGACAACGGCCTGCTGCCGCTACTCTGCGACGGCCGCCCCGAGCAAGTGGTAGTGCTGGGCGCGGGCCAGGCGCCTACCTCCTCCCCTACCCGCGACCTGCTGGCTCCCGCTGCCGTGCGCCTGGCCCAGGGCGAACTCCTACCGGAACTGGGCGCCGCCGCCACCGACGTGTACCAGCTGCTGAACCGGCAACTGCGCCTGCAAGACCACCGCATTACGGGCCACGTGGTGCACGTCGACCACTACGGCAACCTTATTACCAACATCACCCGCACCGCTGTGGAAGTGCTGGGCCGCAGCCGCCCTTGCACCATTCACTTCGCCCGCGAAACCGTGCGCGACATTCTTCCCCATTTCCAGGCCGCCGACCCTGGCGAGGCCGTGTGCATCTTCAACAGCCAGGATCAGCTGTGCATTGGCATCAACCAAGGCAACGCTTCGGAACTGCTGGGCCTTCACTTCGACTCCCAGGTTGATGTGCGGTTTCCAGCGGAAACCACCTAG
- a CDS encoding MerR family transcriptional regulator, giving the protein MGNFSISDLEQLSGIKAHTIRIWEQRYGILRPVRTATNIRTYCDDDLRRLLNVATLCGRGYRISQVARLTEQELSKAVISCCDDAHDYSQQVNGLLAAMLEMNELQLSALLSRAIRQLGFEPAILHVAYPFLQRIGIMWQAGTVNPAQEHLVTNLLRQKLLAATDALDPVQPAEARRWVLFLPEGEMHELALLFMNYALRARGHHVLYLGQNLPTQELVSVCATYQPYALCTVMTAVPERDRVQEFIAELNQLCPVPLQLLYGPLVQQEGLTLPANAVRMRLMTDFLTLLDQLGPVARATAGGS; this is encoded by the coding sequence GTGGGAAATTTTTCTATAAGCGACCTGGAGCAGCTGTCCGGGATTAAGGCACACACCATTCGCATTTGGGAGCAGCGGTACGGCATCTTGCGGCCCGTGCGCACTGCCACCAACATCCGCACCTACTGCGACGACGACCTGCGCCGCCTGCTCAACGTGGCTACGCTCTGCGGCCGCGGCTACCGGATTTCGCAGGTGGCCCGCCTCACCGAGCAGGAGCTGTCGAAGGCCGTTATTTCCTGCTGCGACGATGCCCACGACTACAGCCAGCAGGTAAACGGCCTGCTGGCCGCCATGCTCGAAATGAACGAGCTGCAACTCAGCGCCTTGCTCAGCCGGGCCATCCGGCAGCTGGGGTTCGAGCCAGCCATTCTGCACGTAGCCTACCCGTTCTTACAGCGCATCGGCATTATGTGGCAGGCGGGCACTGTCAACCCGGCTCAGGAGCACCTGGTTACAAACCTGCTGCGCCAGAAGCTGCTGGCCGCCACCGACGCCCTGGACCCCGTGCAGCCTGCGGAGGCCCGGCGCTGGGTGCTGTTCCTGCCCGAAGGCGAAATGCACGAGCTGGCTTTGCTGTTCATGAACTACGCCCTGCGCGCCCGCGGCCACCACGTGCTGTACCTGGGCCAGAACCTGCCTACCCAGGAGCTGGTCAGCGTGTGCGCAACCTACCAGCCCTACGCCCTGTGCACCGTGATGACCGCCGTGCCGGAGCGCGACCGGGTACAGGAGTTTATTGCTGAGCTTAACCAGCTCTGCCCCGTGCCGTTGCAGCTGCTGTACGGGCCGCTGGTGCAGCAGGAAGGACTGACGCTGCCTGCCAATGCAGTGCGGATGCGGCTGATGACTGATTTCCTGACCCTTTTGGACCAGCTGGGGCCTGTAGCGCGGGCCACTGCCGGCGGCTCATAA
- a CDS encoding GNAT family N-acetyltransferase, which produces MITAHRITTPAELEQAFAIRKKVFVEGQNVPPELEHDAFDREGATHYLAHTTDGTPCGAARWRLTAGGVKLERFAVLEQYRNQQAGAALLRAVLHDVQAAHPAATVYLNAQLPAVRFYERHGFEKVGEMFEEAGIQHYKMTWQRPA; this is translated from the coding sequence ATGATTACCGCCCACCGCATCACCACGCCCGCCGAGCTGGAGCAGGCTTTTGCCATTCGTAAGAAGGTGTTTGTAGAAGGCCAAAACGTGCCGCCCGAACTGGAGCATGACGCTTTCGACCGGGAAGGAGCCACGCACTACCTGGCCCACACCACCGATGGCACGCCCTGCGGCGCTGCCCGTTGGCGCCTGACGGCCGGCGGCGTAAAGCTGGAGCGGTTTGCCGTACTGGAACAGTACCGAAACCAGCAAGCAGGTGCCGCCTTGCTCCGGGCGGTGCTGCACGACGTGCAAGCCGCCCACCCCGCCGCTACCGTGTACCTGAACGCCCAACTGCCCGCCGTGCGCTTTTACGAGCGGCATGGCTTTGAGAAAGTAGGGGAGATGTTTGAAGAGGCCGGTATTCAGCACTACAAGATGACCTGGCAGCGCCCGGCGTGA
- a CDS encoding PhoH family protein, giving the protein MVEKVITLENVSLVEFLGPDNQNIRQLAAAFPGSKIISRGNEIKIQGQTPVISRINDILSALLEHYHQYGQITDKTISQYLTSADEELDEARMAASPDVILFGAKGGVIKAKTANQQRLVDAVLKNDLVFALGPAGTGKTYISVALAVRALKNKEVKKIIISRPVVEAGESLGFLPGDMKEKVDPYLRPIYDALEDMLPPEKFKFYLENKTIEIAPLAYMRGRTLNNAFVLLDEAQNTTPSQLKMFLTRMGPSAKVMVNGDRSQIDLPTKQKSGLIQALDILQNVSGIGFVEMNSDDVVRHRLVKQIVQAYDQFDVQQQREQAGRPPRDYQPSYRRRQEEVAYHDPARHPDARREDDGRSALPVNHEQ; this is encoded by the coding sequence TTGGTCGAGAAAGTCATCACGCTAGAAAACGTGTCCCTGGTTGAGTTCCTGGGCCCCGATAATCAGAACATCCGCCAGCTGGCCGCGGCTTTTCCCGGCAGTAAAATCATTTCGCGCGGCAACGAAATCAAGATTCAGGGCCAGACGCCCGTCATCAGCCGTATCAACGATATCTTGTCGGCCTTGCTGGAGCACTATCACCAGTACGGGCAAATCACCGATAAAACCATCAGCCAGTACCTAACCTCGGCCGACGAGGAGCTGGACGAGGCGCGCATGGCGGCCTCACCCGACGTTATTCTGTTCGGGGCCAAGGGCGGCGTCATCAAAGCCAAAACCGCCAACCAGCAGCGCCTGGTGGATGCCGTACTGAAAAACGATTTGGTGTTTGCCCTGGGGCCGGCCGGCACGGGCAAAACCTACATTTCGGTGGCGCTGGCGGTGCGGGCCCTCAAGAACAAGGAGGTCAAAAAAATCATCATTTCGCGCCCCGTGGTGGAGGCTGGCGAAAGCCTGGGCTTCCTGCCCGGCGACATGAAGGAAAAGGTAGACCCCTATCTGCGGCCGATTTATGACGCTCTGGAGGACATGCTGCCCCCGGAGAAGTTCAAGTTTTACCTGGAAAACAAAACTATCGAAATAGCCCCGCTGGCGTACATGCGCGGCCGTACGCTTAACAACGCGTTTGTGCTGCTGGATGAGGCCCAGAACACCACGCCTTCGCAGCTAAAGATGTTTCTGACTCGCATGGGACCGTCGGCCAAGGTAATGGTGAACGGGGACCGAAGCCAGATTGACCTGCCCACCAAGCAGAAGTCGGGGCTGATTCAGGCGCTTGATATTCTGCAAAACGTCAGCGGCATTGGCTTCGTGGAAATGAACTCCGACGACGTGGTGCGCCACCGCCTCGTAAAGCAGATTGTGCAGGCCTACGACCAGTTCGACGTGCAGCAGCAGCGGGAGCAGGCTGGCCGGCCACCCCGCGACTACCAACCCTCGTACCGGCGGCGCCAGGAGGAAGTGGCCTACCACGACCCGGCCCGCCACCCCGATGCCCGCCGCGAGGACGATGGCCGGTCCGCCCTGCCCGTCAACCACGAGCAATAA
- a CDS encoding enoyl-CoA hydratase/isomerase family protein, whose product MEDMPTQELEALRYIRYEAQDAIGYITLNRPDKRNALSADVVTELKQAFEFAENDEACKVVVLRAEGDVFCAGADLGYIQELQNFGYTDNLADSTHLMQLFHQIYTLKKVVIGQVQGHALAGGCGLATICDFAFAVPEAKFGYTEVKIGFLPAIVSVFLLRKIGEARTKQLLLTGDVVPAQTALDFGLVNFLVPREELADNVYRFARRLCVENSAQSMETTKEMLARIPEMPLEESLRYAARMNAEARGSQDCRRGIAAFLNKEKLTWDN is encoded by the coding sequence ATGGAAGACATGCCCACTCAGGAACTGGAGGCCCTGCGCTACATTCGCTACGAGGCCCAGGACGCCATCGGCTATATCACCCTCAACCGCCCCGACAAGCGCAACGCCCTCAGCGCCGACGTGGTAACCGAGCTGAAGCAGGCTTTTGAGTTTGCCGAAAACGACGAAGCCTGCAAAGTAGTCGTGCTGCGGGCCGAGGGAGACGTATTTTGCGCCGGTGCCGACCTGGGCTACATTCAGGAGCTGCAAAACTTTGGCTACACCGATAACCTGGCCGACTCCACCCACCTCATGCAGCTCTTTCACCAGATTTACACCCTCAAGAAGGTGGTAATCGGGCAGGTGCAGGGCCACGCCCTGGCCGGCGGCTGCGGCCTGGCCACCATCTGCGACTTTGCCTTTGCCGTGCCCGAAGCCAAGTTTGGTTACACCGAGGTGAAAATCGGGTTTCTGCCGGCCATTGTGAGCGTGTTTCTGCTGCGCAAAATAGGGGAGGCCCGCACCAAGCAGCTCCTGCTTACCGGCGACGTGGTGCCGGCCCAAACCGCCCTCGACTTCGGCCTGGTCAACTTCCTGGTGCCCCGCGAGGAGCTGGCCGACAACGTGTACCGCTTTGCCCGCCGCCTGTGCGTCGAAAACTCGGCGCAGAGCATGGAAACCACCAAGGAAATGCTGGCCCGCATTCCTGAAATGCCCCTGGAAGAAAGCCTGCGCTACGCTGCTCGCATGAATGCCGAAGCCCGCGGCTCCCAGGACTGCCGCCGCGGCATTGCCGCTTTTCTCAACAAGGAAAAGCTGACCTGGGACAACTAA
- a CDS encoding putative quinol monooxygenase, with product MLIRIVRMTFVPERVAEFLQLFHSSENQIRQMPGCQLLELWQDADQPHVFCTHSKWESAEALNAYRRSELFGRVWPATKALFAAPPLVFSAQQVPPAVRRANITDKELDRDIINLYLPEPDSYFGTEAELRKLYGSDYDEIIRMAQEDDEPSSPPSA from the coding sequence ATGCTGATTAGAATCGTGCGCATGACGTTCGTGCCGGAGCGAGTAGCTGAGTTTCTACAACTCTTTCATAGCTCAGAAAACCAGATCCGGCAAATGCCGGGCTGCCAGTTGCTGGAGTTGTGGCAGGATGCCGACCAGCCCCATGTTTTTTGCACCCACAGTAAGTGGGAGTCGGCCGAAGCTCTCAATGCCTACCGTCGCTCTGAGTTATTCGGGCGGGTGTGGCCAGCTACCAAGGCGCTGTTCGCCGCGCCGCCCCTGGTGTTTTCGGCGCAGCAAGTACCACCTGCCGTGCGCCGGGCCAACATTACCGACAAGGAACTGGACCGGGACATTATCAACCTGTACCTGCCTGAGCCTGACAGCTACTTTGGAACCGAAGCAGAGCTGCGCAAGCTCTATGGCAGCGACTACGATGAAATAATACGGATGGCGCAGGAGGATGATGAACCATCTTCCCCTCCTTCCGCGTAA
- a CDS encoding site-specific integrase encodes MNICFERRAERPDSAGRCVIRLVATFENQRLRLGSKEKCLASEWNDKTGWFRKSFADIDNATTRLKDFRNRVETTYSDLRTKHGIVTVAQLKAALSVDADAPAPGLVELLDEHRAGLLGRGFRRNTVKGYKTTRNAVAEWVATLPGGMTVPEYNTVAHDALIGWLREEKGHGQNTIAGMVKHLKPFLTWAQESRGQTLAVDPSKLPVEWEDVEKCWLTADELTAVASAMLPSNLALVRDAFVFCCYTGLRYSDLSDLHPGNLADWKGGKVLRLTQTKTRTGVSIYLTAPALALLGKYDGTRARLMPVMANAVMNRYLKRIARLAGLEQPVELVETVDGRVFKRAVPKWELVTMHTARHTFATQSLMRGMPVEVLQKVLGHANIKTTLIYAKIVEDFQHHTMQRIWEGQGSVSVSAGALDNQICAVEPSAA; translated from the coding sequence ATGAACATTTGCTTTGAAAGACGCGCTGAGCGGCCGGATTCGGCCGGGCGCTGTGTCATCCGGTTGGTAGCTACGTTTGAAAACCAGCGGCTGCGGCTAGGGTCCAAGGAGAAATGCCTGGCCTCGGAGTGGAACGACAAAACCGGCTGGTTCCGCAAGTCCTTCGCCGATATTGACAACGCCACTACCCGGTTGAAAGACTTTCGGAACCGGGTGGAGACGACGTATAGCGACCTGCGCACGAAGCATGGCATCGTGACGGTGGCCCAGCTTAAGGCGGCGTTGTCAGTGGATGCGGACGCGCCCGCGCCGGGCCTCGTAGAACTGCTGGACGAGCACCGGGCAGGCCTGCTGGGGCGCGGATTTCGCCGTAACACGGTGAAAGGCTACAAGACGACGCGCAACGCGGTAGCGGAATGGGTAGCCACTCTGCCAGGTGGAATGACGGTACCCGAGTACAACACGGTGGCTCATGACGCGCTAATCGGATGGCTGCGGGAGGAGAAAGGCCACGGTCAGAATACCATTGCTGGCATGGTCAAGCACCTAAAGCCGTTCCTCACGTGGGCCCAGGAAAGCCGCGGGCAGACGCTGGCCGTGGACCCGTCGAAACTGCCCGTGGAATGGGAGGACGTGGAAAAGTGCTGGCTCACGGCCGACGAACTGACGGCGGTGGCTTCGGCCATGCTGCCGAGCAATCTGGCGCTGGTGCGGGATGCTTTCGTGTTCTGTTGCTATACGGGGCTGCGGTACTCGGACTTGTCCGATCTGCATCCGGGCAATCTGGCCGACTGGAAAGGTGGCAAGGTGCTGCGGCTGACGCAGACCAAGACCCGAACGGGCGTGAGCATCTACTTGACCGCGCCGGCGTTGGCGCTGCTAGGCAAGTATGATGGGACACGGGCGCGGCTGATGCCGGTAATGGCTAACGCAGTGATGAACCGCTACCTGAAGCGCATTGCCCGGCTTGCGGGACTGGAGCAGCCAGTGGAACTGGTGGAAACGGTGGACGGGCGGGTGTTCAAGCGCGCCGTGCCGAAATGGGAATTGGTGACCATGCACACGGCGCGGCACACCTTCGCCACGCAAAGCCTAATGCGCGGAATGCCAGTAGAGGTGCTGCAAAAAGTTCTGGGTCACGCCAACATCAAAACCACCCTTATTTACGCTAAAATCGTGGAAGACTTCCAGCATCACACCATGCAGCGCATCTGGGAAGGTCAGGGCTCGGTTTCCGTCAGCGCGGGGGCTCTGGACAACCAGATTTGCGCCGTGGAGCCCTCGGCAGCCTGA
- the hscB gene encoding Fe-S protein assembly co-chaperone HscB, with protein MAALPDYFAFYNLPESFLLDEKALKQKYYALSREYHPDFHATASPERQQEILQLATVNTNAYRTLSDPEQRMAYILGRHGLLEEGRQELPADFLMEVMELNEQLMELEFEPDPATVKQVEEEVNALTDTLDAGIEPVLAGYEGLPTATRPQALQQIRTYYLKKRYLLRIHESLAKFAARS; from the coding sequence ATGGCCGCCTTGCCCGACTACTTCGCCTTCTACAACCTACCCGAAAGCTTTTTACTTGACGAAAAAGCCCTCAAGCAAAAATACTACGCCCTAAGTCGCGAGTACCACCCCGACTTTCACGCCACGGCCAGTCCCGAGCGGCAACAGGAAATTCTCCAATTGGCGACGGTAAATACCAACGCCTACCGCACTCTCTCCGACCCGGAGCAGCGGATGGCTTACATTCTCGGCCGCCACGGCCTGCTGGAAGAAGGCAGGCAGGAGTTGCCCGCTGACTTTCTAATGGAAGTCATGGAGCTGAACGAACAACTCATGGAGCTGGAATTTGAGCCCGACCCAGCCACAGTAAAACAGGTAGAAGAAGAAGTCAACGCGCTGACAGACACCCTCGACGCCGGCATTGAACCTGTGCTGGCCGGCTACGAGGGCTTGCCCACTGCTACCCGCCCTCAGGCTCTGCAGCAAATTCGGACCTATTACCTGAAAAAGCGCTACCTATTGCGCATTCACGAAAGTCTGGCTAAGTTTGCTGCCCGTTCCTGA
- a CDS encoding DUF6266 family protein yields MARIYSPLGNIKGSIGNITFSGGAGNNQLRQKIASNGSNTPAQQNTRSRFKLLADLFRKFAGAAQLGLKPQGGKSAYNRFVQQNFVNTQSDAQNVASVDYLKLVLSGGSVEPLSGVSAVLDAVAGKVTVSFADNSNGNTALETDRVKAVLVNKQTGRVVSQADEDVSRADGSVELDDDALTGAQAADLVAYAFAYRADGSDASTTLAAQVA; encoded by the coding sequence ATGGCACGCATTTACAGCCCGTTGGGCAACATCAAAGGCAGCATCGGCAACATCACCTTCTCGGGTGGAGCCGGCAACAACCAGCTGCGCCAGAAAATTGCCAGCAACGGCAGCAACACGCCCGCGCAACAGAACACGCGCAGCCGCTTCAAGCTGCTGGCCGACCTGTTTCGCAAGTTCGCGGGAGCGGCCCAGCTGGGTTTGAAGCCGCAGGGCGGCAAGTCGGCCTACAACCGTTTCGTGCAGCAAAACTTCGTCAACACCCAGTCGGACGCGCAGAACGTGGCCTCGGTAGATTACCTGAAGCTGGTGCTGTCGGGCGGTTCGGTAGAGCCGCTGTCGGGCGTGTCGGCCGTGCTGGACGCGGTGGCTGGCAAGGTGACGGTGAGCTTCGCCGACAACTCGAACGGCAACACGGCCCTGGAAACGGACCGGGTGAAGGCCGTGCTGGTGAACAAGCAGACCGGCCGCGTGGTGTCGCAGGCCGACGAGGACGTGAGCCGCGCTGATGGCTCGGTGGAGCTGGACGACGACGCGCTGACGGGCGCGCAGGCCGCCGACCTAGTAGCCTACGCCTTCGCCTACCGCGCCGATGGCTCGGACGCCTCGACTACTTTGGCCGCTCAGGTAGCCTAA
- a CDS encoding sterol desaturase family protein gives MTTLAAVAVTTATFLGMEFVAWFMHRFVLHGPLWFLHRSHHVRHPHHFERNDFFFLFYGSLSMLLIHFGSDAKDYRFWIGIGIAAYGTVYFFVHDVLIHGRLRFWRKSRNTYLRALNMAHKIHHRTTGRDGSEEFGLLWVSPKYFTLALRKPAPTRVLPTRRTASNP, from the coding sequence ATGACAACGCTGGCAGCCGTAGCCGTAACGACGGCCACTTTTCTGGGAATGGAGTTTGTAGCCTGGTTTATGCACCGGTTTGTGCTGCACGGGCCACTGTGGTTTCTGCACCGCTCCCACCACGTGCGGCACCCGCACCACTTCGAGCGCAACGACTTCTTCTTCCTGTTTTACGGCTCGTTGTCCATGCTGCTCATCCACTTCGGCTCCGACGCCAAAGACTACCGCTTCTGGATAGGCATCGGCATTGCTGCTTACGGTACGGTGTATTTTTTTGTGCACGACGTGCTCATCCACGGCCGGCTGCGCTTCTGGCGCAAGTCGCGCAACACCTACCTGCGGGCGTTAAACATGGCCCACAAAATTCACCACCGCACCACCGGCCGCGACGGCTCCGAGGAGTTTGGGCTGCTGTGGGTGTCGCCCAAATATTTTACGCTGGCTCTGCGTAAACCCGCTCCCACGCGCGTGCTGCCCACCCGCCGCACCGCTTCCAACCCATAA
- a CDS encoding ComEC/Rec2 family competence protein, whose product MVIKWAPNAFIRLVLPLMGGILLHLYFGELLPPLLPWLVGAIAVFIGVQLWAARQLTPGPTDAAGLLAVLALLVAGAALTQQATESRAPNHLYRFGSRIEFYRAVVDDYTVTRPATYATTVRVSAVRVAGRWVPAVGGIRVSVPRETGVTAPQYGDVWVVRGAPAPSKAPLNPGEFDYRRYLQYHQVYHQQFVHPDQYRRVAVAPPNRLRAVAMRAAWVLDGVFREYVRAPREYALASALVLGIKDDVDQQTRQAYANTGTTHIMAVSGLQVGLLFGAVTWLLGLLPGRRGRLFRLVAALLGLAVIWSYAFVTGLSASVLRAAVLFSFVSVGRALGRQVSMFNLLAAAAFALLCYDPYLLCDVGFQLSFLAVLSILYLQPRIAGWLAPKDYFFDQRRPWQPALVQHLWKWTGVFLDKTWQATALSLAAQVATLPLGLFYFHQFPLSFLLSNLVAVPISSGAVYVGLTLLVLKGVVALAGLGAPGVASVLDWAPRGVAWVFEKMILLFNEYIFWIGEALPGALLSGIHVTAPQTWLLFGCIVTGLAFLALRRLAWLGVACTLLGVFAGSRVWAAYRLAPDEQLIVYSIPRRSVVGFWQGAAVDIVPVDSLPLTETERTYRIVPGLIRRQARRVGYHPGWRGSPVPVRPVEPGLTLAAWRGLRVAFVSGRLQYDARQPLGADLVVLRRNARVRPPELAARFGTAAPVVFDSSCKSWYVARQDSLLQQAGFQTHDVTLRGAFILRPRP is encoded by the coding sequence ATGGTGATTAAGTGGGCGCCTAACGCCTTTATTCGACTGGTGCTGCCGCTCATGGGCGGTATTCTGCTGCATCTGTATTTTGGTGAGCTGTTGCCGCCCTTGCTGCCGTGGCTGGTGGGCGCCATAGCCGTCTTTATTGGGGTGCAGCTGTGGGCCGCGCGGCAGCTCACGCCCGGTCCCACCGATGCGGCCGGGCTGCTGGCGGTGCTAGCGTTGCTGGTGGCGGGGGCTGCCCTCACCCAGCAAGCCACCGAAAGCCGCGCCCCTAATCACCTCTACCGTTTCGGCAGCCGCATCGAGTTTTACCGCGCCGTGGTGGACGACTACACCGTAACCCGGCCCGCTACCTACGCCACCACCGTGCGGGTGTCGGCGGTGCGGGTGGCGGGGCGCTGGGTGCCGGCCGTGGGCGGTATCCGGGTGTCGGTGCCGCGGGAAACGGGCGTGACGGCTCCGCAGTACGGCGACGTGTGGGTGGTGCGCGGAGCGCCGGCTCCCAGCAAGGCCCCGCTCAACCCCGGCGAGTTCGACTACCGCCGCTACCTGCAGTACCATCAGGTGTACCACCAGCAGTTTGTGCACCCTGACCAGTACCGGCGGGTGGCGGTGGCGCCGCCCAACCGCTTGCGGGCCGTGGCCATGCGCGCCGCCTGGGTGCTCGACGGTGTGTTTCGGGAGTACGTGCGCGCTCCGCGCGAGTACGCCCTGGCCTCGGCCCTGGTGCTGGGCATCAAAGACGACGTGGACCAGCAAACCCGGCAGGCCTACGCCAACACCGGCACCACTCACATCATGGCCGTGTCGGGGTTGCAGGTGGGGCTGCTGTTTGGGGCCGTGACGTGGCTGCTGGGGCTGCTGCCGGGCCGGCGCGGGCGGCTGTTTCGGCTGGTGGCGGCGTTGCTGGGGCTGGCTGTTATCTGGAGCTACGCCTTCGTGACGGGGCTGTCGGCGTCGGTGCTACGGGCGGCCGTGCTGTTTTCGTTTGTGAGCGTGGGCCGGGCCCTGGGGCGGCAGGTGTCCATGTTCAACCTGCTGGCCGCCGCGGCTTTCGCCTTGCTCTGCTACGACCCGTATCTGCTCTGCGACGTTGGGTTTCAGCTCTCGTTTCTGGCCGTGCTCAGCATCCTCTACCTCCAGCCCCGCATTGCCGGCTGGCTGGCCCCCAAAGACTATTTCTTCGACCAGCGCCGGCCCTGGCAGCCCGCGCTGGTGCAGCACTTGTGGAAGTGGACCGGCGTCTTCCTCGATAAAACCTGGCAGGCTACGGCCCTGTCGTTGGCGGCCCAGGTAGCCACGCTGCCGCTGGGGTTGTTCTACTTTCACCAGTTCCCGCTCAGCTTTCTGCTGTCCAACCTCGTGGCCGTGCCTATTTCCAGTGGGGCCGTGTATGTGGGGCTAACCCTGCTGGTGCTGAAAGGTGTGGTGGCGCTGGCAGGGCTGGGGGCGCCCGGCGTGGCCTCCGTGCTCGACTGGGCACCCCGCGGGGTGGCGTGGGTGTTTGAGAAGATGATTCTGCTGTTCAATGAGTACATCTTCTGGATTGGGGAAGCCCTGCCCGGAGCCTTGCTTTCCGGCATCCACGTCACGGCTCCGCAAACCTGGCTGCTGTTCGGGTGTATTGTGACCGGACTGGCGTTTCTGGCCCTGCGGCGGTTGGCGTGGCTGGGCGTGGCGTGCACGCTGCTGGGCGTGTTTGCCGGCAGCCGCGTGTGGGCCGCCTACCGCCTCGCCCCCGACGAGCAGCTCATCGTCTACAGCATTCCGCGCCGCTCGGTGGTGGGCTTCTGGCAAGGCGCGGCCGTCGACATTGTGCCCGTCGATTCCCTGCCTCTCACCGAGACGGAGCGCACCTACCGCATTGTGCCGGGCCTGATTCGGCGGCAGGCGCGGCGCGTGGGCTACCACCCCGGCTGGCGCGGCAGCCCGGTGCCGGTGCGCCCCGTGGAGCCGGGCCTCACGCTGGCCGCCTGGCGCGGGCTGCGCGTGGCCTTCGTGAGTGGCCGCCTTCAGTACGACGCGCGCCAGCCCCTTGGCGCCGACCTCGTAGTGCTGCGCCGCAACGCCCGCGTGCGGCCCCCGGAGCTGGCAGCCCGGTTCGGCACGGCGGCGCCGGTGGTGTTCGATTCTTCGTGCAAGAGCTGGTACGTGGCCCGGCAGGATTCTCTGCTACAGCAGGCTGGTTTTCAGACGCATGACGTAACCCTGCGCGGTGCCTTTATCCTGCGGCCCCGGCCCTAG